One Phocoena sinus isolate mPhoSin1 chromosome 14, mPhoSin1.pri, whole genome shotgun sequence genomic region harbors:
- the MBD1 gene encoding methyl-CpG-binding domain protein 1 isoform X7, with translation MAEDWLDCPALGPGWKRREVFRKSGATCGRSDTYYQSPTGDRIRSKVELTRYLGPACDLTLFDFKQGILCYPAPKAHSLAIPSRKRKKPSKPAKAQKRQVGPSKSEVRKEAPRDETKADAGTVPTSLPAPGCCENCGISFSGDGTRRQRLKTLCKDCRAQRIAFNREQRMFKLPHDVASGLFCKCERRRCLRIVERSRGCGVCRGCQTREDCGRCRVCLRPPRPGLRRQWRCVQRRCLRHLAHRLRRHHQRCQRRPPLAVAPPAGKHGRRRGGCDSKVAPRRRPPRTQPLPALPPSQPPESPELHPRALAPSPPAEFIYYCVDEDELQPYTNRRQNRKCGACAACLRRMDCGHCDFCCDKPKFGGSNQKRQKCRWRQCLQFAMKRLLPSVWAGSEDGAGPPAPYPRRKRPGSARRPRLGQTPKPPLATPMAQPDRAQTPVKQEAGSGFVLPPPGTDLVFLREGASSPVQVPGPAPASTAALLQEAQCPGLSWVVALPQVKQEKADAQEDWTPGTAILTSPVLLPGCPSKAVDPGLTPVKQEPPDPEEDKEDENKDDPTADLAPEEEAGGAGTPVITEIFSLGGTRLRDTAVWLPSLQGRQSGREDGCKEWETEETLAPTSTSCKPRGWPGTHVSLSPPPTSMMWVSCRRSWCPSSQS, from the exons ATGGCTGAGGACTGGCTGGACTGCCCggccctgggccctggctggAAGCGCCGTGAGGTCTTTCGCAAGTCAGGTGCCACCTGTGGACGCTCAGACACCTATTACCAGAG ccccacaggaGACAGGATCCGAAGCAAAGTTGAGCTGACCCGATACCTGGGCCCTGCGTGCGATCTCACCCTCTTCGACTTCAAACAAGGCATCCTGTGCTATCCAGCCCCCAAG GCCCATTCCTTGGCCATCCccagcaggaagaggaagaagcctTCGAAGCCAGCCAAGGCTCAGAAACGTCAGGTTGGACCTTCGAAGAGTGAAGTGAGGAAGGAGGCCCCAAGGGATGAGACCAAGGCTGATGCTGGCACAGTCCCAACCTCACTTCCTGCGCCTGG GTGCTGTGAGAACTGTGGAATCAGCTTTTCAGGGGATGGAACCCGACGGCAGCGGCTCAAGACTCTGTGCAAGGACTGCCGAG CACAGAGAATTGCTTTCAACCGAGAGCAGAGGATGTTTAAG TTGCCCCATGATGTGGCCTCGGGGCTGTTCTGCAAGTGTGAGCGAAGACGGTGCCTCCGGATTGTGGAAAGG AGCCGAGGGTGTGGAGTGTGCCGGGGCTGTCAGACCCGAGAGGACTGTGGCCGTTGTCGAGTCTGCCTTCGCCCTCCCCGCCCTGGTCTCAGGCGCCAGTGGAGGTGCGTCCAGCGGCGTTGCCTGCGG CACCTTGCACACCGCCTCCGCCGCCACCATCAGCGATGTCAACGACGCCCTCCCCTAGCTGTGGCTCCCCCTGCT GGTAAACACGGCCGCCGCAGGGGAGGCTGCGACTCCAAGGTGGCTCCCCGGCGGCGCCCCCCCCGAACCCAGCCACTGCCTGCACTTCCGCCCTCGCAGCCTCCAGAGTCTCCAGAGCTG CACCCCAGAGCCCTGGCCCCCTCGCCACCTGCTGAATTCATCTATTACTGTGTAGACGAGGACGAGCTA cagCCTTACACGAACCGTCGGCAGAACCGCAAGTGTGGGGCCTGTGCGGCCTGCCTGCGGCGGATGGACTGTGGCCACTGCGACTTCTGCTGTGATAAGCCCAAATTCGGGGGCAGCAACCAGAAGCGCCAGAAGTGTCGTTGGCGCCAGTGCCTGCAGTTTGCCATG AAGCGGCTGCTGCCAAGTGTCTGGGCAGGTTCCGAGGATGGTGCCGGGCCACCTGCACCTTACCCGCGTCGAAAGAGGCCTGGCTCTGCTCGAAGGCCCCGTCTGGGTCAGACCCCGAAGCCTCCCTTGGCCACGCCCATGGCCCAGCCAGACCGTGCCCAGACTCCAGTGAAGCAGGAAGCAGGCAGTGGATTTGTGCTGCCCCCGCCTGGCACCGACCTCGTGTTCTTACGGGAGGGTGCAAGCAGTCCCGTGCAGGTGCCTGGCCCAGCTCCAGCCTCCACAGCGGCTCTGTTACAG GAGGCCCAGTGCCCTGGCCTGAGTTGGGTCGTGGCCTTACCCCAGGTGAAGCAAGAGAAGGCGGATGCCCAGGAAGACTGGACACCGGGCACAGCCATCCTGACTTCTCCTGTATTGCTGCCTGGCTGCCCCAGCAAG GCAGTAGACCCAGGCCTGACACCTGTGAAGCAAGAGCCACCTGACCCTGAGGAGGACAAGGAGGATGAGAACAAGGATGACCCCACCGCTGACTTGGCCCcagaggaggaggcaggaggggctggCACGCCCGTG ATCACGGAGATTTTCAGCCTGGGTGGAACCCGCCTCCGGGACACAGCAGTCTGGTTGCCAAG TCTGCAGGGCAGGCAATCGGGAAGGGAAGATGGATGTAAAGAGTGGGAGACCGAGGAGACACTGGCGCCCACGAGCACGAGCTGCAAACCACGCGGATGGCCCGGAACCCATGTCAGCCTCTCACCACCTCCAACTTCGATGATGTGGGTTTCCTGCAGAAGAAGCTGGTGCCCTTCATCACAGAGTTAA
- the MBD1 gene encoding methyl-CpG-binding domain protein 1 isoform X13, with the protein MAEDWLDCPALGPGWKRREVFRKSGATCGRSDTYYQSPTGDRIRSKVELTRYLGPACDLTLFDFKQGILCYPAPKAHSLAIPSRKRKKPSKPAKAQKRQVGPSKSEVRKEAPRDETKADAGTVPTSLPAPGCCENCGISFSGDGTRRQRLKTLCKDCRAQRIAFNREQRMFKRVGCGECAACQVTEDCGACSTCLLQLPHDVASGLFCKCERRRCLRIVERSRGCGVCRGCQTREDCGRCRVCLRPPRPGLRRQWRCVQRRCLRHLAHRLRRHHQRCQRRPPLAVAPPAGKHGRRRGGCDSKVAPRRRPPRTQPLPALPPSQPPESPELHPRALAPSPPAEFIYYCVDEDELQPYTNRRQNRKCGACAACLRRMDCGHCDFCCDKPKFGGSNQKRQKCRWRQCLQFAMKRLLPSVWAGSEDGAGPPAPYPRRKRPGSARRPRLGQTPKPPLATPMAQPDRAQTPVKQEAGSGFVLPPPGTDLVFLREGASSPVQVPGPAPASTAALLQEAQCPGLSWVVALPQVKQEKADAQEDWTPGTAILTSPVLLPGCPSKAVDPGLTPVKQEPPDPEEDKEDENKDDPTADLAPEEEAGGAGTPVITEIFSLGGTRLRDTAVWLPRSKDLKKPGARKQ; encoded by the exons ATGGCTGAGGACTGGCTGGACTGCCCggccctgggccctggctggAAGCGCCGTGAGGTCTTTCGCAAGTCAGGTGCCACCTGTGGACGCTCAGACACCTATTACCAGAG ccccacaggaGACAGGATCCGAAGCAAAGTTGAGCTGACCCGATACCTGGGCCCTGCGTGCGATCTCACCCTCTTCGACTTCAAACAAGGCATCCTGTGCTATCCAGCCCCCAAG GCCCATTCCTTGGCCATCCccagcaggaagaggaagaagcctTCGAAGCCAGCCAAGGCTCAGAAACGTCAGGTTGGACCTTCGAAGAGTGAAGTGAGGAAGGAGGCCCCAAGGGATGAGACCAAGGCTGATGCTGGCACAGTCCCAACCTCACTTCCTGCGCCTGG GTGCTGTGAGAACTGTGGAATCAGCTTTTCAGGGGATGGAACCCGACGGCAGCGGCTCAAGACTCTGTGCAAGGACTGCCGAG CACAGAGAATTGCTTTCAACCGAGAGCAGAGGATGTTTAAG CGTGTGGGCTGCGGGGAGTGTGCGGCCTGCCAGGTAACAGAAGACTGTGGGGCCTGCTCCACCTGCCTTCTGCAGTTGCCCCATGATGTGGCCTCGGGGCTGTTCTGCAAGTGTGAGCGAAGACGGTGCCTCCGGATTGTGGAAAGG AGCCGAGGGTGTGGAGTGTGCCGGGGCTGTCAGACCCGAGAGGACTGTGGCCGTTGTCGAGTCTGCCTTCGCCCTCCCCGCCCTGGTCTCAGGCGCCAGTGGAGGTGCGTCCAGCGGCGTTGCCTGCGG CACCTTGCACACCGCCTCCGCCGCCACCATCAGCGATGTCAACGACGCCCTCCCCTAGCTGTGGCTCCCCCTGCT GGTAAACACGGCCGCCGCAGGGGAGGCTGCGACTCCAAGGTGGCTCCCCGGCGGCGCCCCCCCCGAACCCAGCCACTGCCTGCACTTCCGCCCTCGCAGCCTCCAGAGTCTCCAGAGCTG CACCCCAGAGCCCTGGCCCCCTCGCCACCTGCTGAATTCATCTATTACTGTGTAGACGAGGACGAGCTA cagCCTTACACGAACCGTCGGCAGAACCGCAAGTGTGGGGCCTGTGCGGCCTGCCTGCGGCGGATGGACTGTGGCCACTGCGACTTCTGCTGTGATAAGCCCAAATTCGGGGGCAGCAACCAGAAGCGCCAGAAGTGTCGTTGGCGCCAGTGCCTGCAGTTTGCCATG AAGCGGCTGCTGCCAAGTGTCTGGGCAGGTTCCGAGGATGGTGCCGGGCCACCTGCACCTTACCCGCGTCGAAAGAGGCCTGGCTCTGCTCGAAGGCCCCGTCTGGGTCAGACCCCGAAGCCTCCCTTGGCCACGCCCATGGCCCAGCCAGACCGTGCCCAGACTCCAGTGAAGCAGGAAGCAGGCAGTGGATTTGTGCTGCCCCCGCCTGGCACCGACCTCGTGTTCTTACGGGAGGGTGCAAGCAGTCCCGTGCAGGTGCCTGGCCCAGCTCCAGCCTCCACAGCGGCTCTGTTACAG GAGGCCCAGTGCCCTGGCCTGAGTTGGGTCGTGGCCTTACCCCAGGTGAAGCAAGAGAAGGCGGATGCCCAGGAAGACTGGACACCGGGCACAGCCATCCTGACTTCTCCTGTATTGCTGCCTGGCTGCCCCAGCAAG GCAGTAGACCCAGGCCTGACACCTGTGAAGCAAGAGCCACCTGACCCTGAGGAGGACAAGGAGGATGAGAACAAGGATGACCCCACCGCTGACTTGGCCCcagaggaggaggcaggaggggctggCACGCCCGTG ATCACGGAGATTTTCAGCCTGGGTGGAACCCGCCTCCGGGACACAGCAGTCTGGTTGCCAAG GTCCAAGGACCTTAAAAAACCTGGAGCTAGAAAGCAGTAG
- the MBD1 gene encoding methyl-CpG-binding domain protein 1 isoform X30 encodes MAEDWLDCPALGPGWKRREVFRKSGATCGRSDTYYQSPTGDRIRSKVELTRYLGPACDLTLFDFKQGILCYPAPKAHSLAIPSRKRKKPSKPAKAQKRQVGPSKSEVRKEAPRDETKADAGTVPTSLPAPGCCENCGISFSGDGTRRQRLKTLCKDCRAQRIAFNREQRMFKLPHDVASGLFCKCERRRCLRIVERSRGCGVCRGCQTREDCGRCRVCLRPPRPGLRRQWRCVQRRCLRGKHGRRRGGCDSKVAPRRRPPRTQPLPALPPSQPPESPELHPRALAPSPPAEFIYYCVDEDELQPYTNRRQNRKCGACAACLRRMDCGHCDFCCDKPKFGGSNQKRQKCRWRQCLQFAMKRLLPSVWAGSEDGAGPPAPYPRRKRPGSARRPRLGQTPKPPLATPMAQPDRAQTPVKQEAGSGFVLPPPGTDLVFLREGASSPVQVPGPAPASTAALLQEAQCPGLSWVVALPQVKQEKADAQEDWTPGTAILTSPVLLPGCPSKAVDPGLTPVKQEPPDPEEDKEDENKDDPTADLAPEEEAGGAGTPVITEIFSLGGTRLRDTAVWLPRSKDLKKPGARKQ; translated from the exons ATGGCTGAGGACTGGCTGGACTGCCCggccctgggccctggctggAAGCGCCGTGAGGTCTTTCGCAAGTCAGGTGCCACCTGTGGACGCTCAGACACCTATTACCAGAG ccccacaggaGACAGGATCCGAAGCAAAGTTGAGCTGACCCGATACCTGGGCCCTGCGTGCGATCTCACCCTCTTCGACTTCAAACAAGGCATCCTGTGCTATCCAGCCCCCAAG GCCCATTCCTTGGCCATCCccagcaggaagaggaagaagcctTCGAAGCCAGCCAAGGCTCAGAAACGTCAGGTTGGACCTTCGAAGAGTGAAGTGAGGAAGGAGGCCCCAAGGGATGAGACCAAGGCTGATGCTGGCACAGTCCCAACCTCACTTCCTGCGCCTGG GTGCTGTGAGAACTGTGGAATCAGCTTTTCAGGGGATGGAACCCGACGGCAGCGGCTCAAGACTCTGTGCAAGGACTGCCGAG CACAGAGAATTGCTTTCAACCGAGAGCAGAGGATGTTTAAG TTGCCCCATGATGTGGCCTCGGGGCTGTTCTGCAAGTGTGAGCGAAGACGGTGCCTCCGGATTGTGGAAAGG AGCCGAGGGTGTGGAGTGTGCCGGGGCTGTCAGACCCGAGAGGACTGTGGCCGTTGTCGAGTCTGCCTTCGCCCTCCCCGCCCTGGTCTCAGGCGCCAGTGGAGGTGCGTCCAGCGGCGTTGCCTGCGG GGTAAACACGGCCGCCGCAGGGGAGGCTGCGACTCCAAGGTGGCTCCCCGGCGGCGCCCCCCCCGAACCCAGCCACTGCCTGCACTTCCGCCCTCGCAGCCTCCAGAGTCTCCAGAGCTG CACCCCAGAGCCCTGGCCCCCTCGCCACCTGCTGAATTCATCTATTACTGTGTAGACGAGGACGAGCTA cagCCTTACACGAACCGTCGGCAGAACCGCAAGTGTGGGGCCTGTGCGGCCTGCCTGCGGCGGATGGACTGTGGCCACTGCGACTTCTGCTGTGATAAGCCCAAATTCGGGGGCAGCAACCAGAAGCGCCAGAAGTGTCGTTGGCGCCAGTGCCTGCAGTTTGCCATG AAGCGGCTGCTGCCAAGTGTCTGGGCAGGTTCCGAGGATGGTGCCGGGCCACCTGCACCTTACCCGCGTCGAAAGAGGCCTGGCTCTGCTCGAAGGCCCCGTCTGGGTCAGACCCCGAAGCCTCCCTTGGCCACGCCCATGGCCCAGCCAGACCGTGCCCAGACTCCAGTGAAGCAGGAAGCAGGCAGTGGATTTGTGCTGCCCCCGCCTGGCACCGACCTCGTGTTCTTACGGGAGGGTGCAAGCAGTCCCGTGCAGGTGCCTGGCCCAGCTCCAGCCTCCACAGCGGCTCTGTTACAG GAGGCCCAGTGCCCTGGCCTGAGTTGGGTCGTGGCCTTACCCCAGGTGAAGCAAGAGAAGGCGGATGCCCAGGAAGACTGGACACCGGGCACAGCCATCCTGACTTCTCCTGTATTGCTGCCTGGCTGCCCCAGCAAG GCAGTAGACCCAGGCCTGACACCTGTGAAGCAAGAGCCACCTGACCCTGAGGAGGACAAGGAGGATGAGAACAAGGATGACCCCACCGCTGACTTGGCCCcagaggaggaggcaggaggggctggCACGCCCGTG ATCACGGAGATTTTCAGCCTGGGTGGAACCCGCCTCCGGGACACAGCAGTCTGGTTGCCAAG GTCCAAGGACCTTAAAAAACCTGGAGCTAGAAAGCAGTAG
- the MBD1 gene encoding methyl-CpG-binding domain protein 1 isoform X1 codes for MAEDWLDCPALGPGWKRREVFRKSGATCGRSDTYYQSPTGDRIRSKVELTRYLGPACDLTLFDFKQGILCYPAPKAHSLAIPSRKRKKPSKPAKAQKRQVGPSKSEVRKEAPRDETKADAGTVPTSLPAPGCCENCGISFSGDGTRRQRLKTLCKDCRAQRIAFNREQRMFKRVGCGECAACQVTEDCGACSTCLLQLPHDVASGLFCKCERRRCLRIVERVSRAGGVGLRLTCTPDRHSPGPMRHTSGPPQSRGCGVCRGCQTREDCGRCRVCLRPPRPGLRRQWRCVQRRCLRGKHGRRRGGCDSKVAPRRRPPRTQPLPALPPSQPPESPELHPRALAPSPPAEFIYYCVDEDELQPYTNRRQNRKCGACAACLRRMDCGHCDFCCDKPKFGGSNQKRQKCRWRQCLQFAMKRLLPSVWAGSEDGAGPPAPYPRRKRPGSARRPRLGQTPKPPLATPMAQPDRAQTPVKQEAGSGFVLPPPGTDLVFLREGASSPVQVPGPAPASTAALLQEAQCPGLSWVVALPQVKQEKADAQEDWTPGTAILTSPVLLPGCPSKAVDPGLTPVKQEPPDPEEDKEDENKDDPTADLAPEEEAGGAGTPVITEIFSLGGTRLRDTAVWLPSLQGRQSGREDGCKEWETEETLAPTSTSCKPRGWPGTHVSLSPPPTSMMWVSCRRSWCPSSQS; via the exons ATGGCTGAGGACTGGCTGGACTGCCCggccctgggccctggctggAAGCGCCGTGAGGTCTTTCGCAAGTCAGGTGCCACCTGTGGACGCTCAGACACCTATTACCAGAG ccccacaggaGACAGGATCCGAAGCAAAGTTGAGCTGACCCGATACCTGGGCCCTGCGTGCGATCTCACCCTCTTCGACTTCAAACAAGGCATCCTGTGCTATCCAGCCCCCAAG GCCCATTCCTTGGCCATCCccagcaggaagaggaagaagcctTCGAAGCCAGCCAAGGCTCAGAAACGTCAGGTTGGACCTTCGAAGAGTGAAGTGAGGAAGGAGGCCCCAAGGGATGAGACCAAGGCTGATGCTGGCACAGTCCCAACCTCACTTCCTGCGCCTGG GTGCTGTGAGAACTGTGGAATCAGCTTTTCAGGGGATGGAACCCGACGGCAGCGGCTCAAGACTCTGTGCAAGGACTGCCGAG CACAGAGAATTGCTTTCAACCGAGAGCAGAGGATGTTTAAG CGTGTGGGCTGCGGGGAGTGTGCGGCCTGCCAGGTAACAGAAGACTGTGGGGCCTGCTCCACCTGCCTTCTGCAGTTGCCCCATGATGTGGCCTCGGGGCTGTTCTGCAAGTGTGAGCGAAGACGGTGCCTCCGGATTGTGGAAAGGGTGAGTCGGGCAGGTGGGGTGGGCCTGAGGCTCACCTGCACTCCTGACCGTCATAGCCCTGGCCCCATGCGTCACACCTCCGGCCCCCCACAGAGCCGAGGGTGTGGAGTGTGCCGGGGCTGTCAGACCCGAGAGGACTGTGGCCGTTGTCGAGTCTGCCTTCGCCCTCCCCGCCCTGGTCTCAGGCGCCAGTGGAGGTGCGTCCAGCGGCGTTGCCTGCGG GGTAAACACGGCCGCCGCAGGGGAGGCTGCGACTCCAAGGTGGCTCCCCGGCGGCGCCCCCCCCGAACCCAGCCACTGCCTGCACTTCCGCCCTCGCAGCCTCCAGAGTCTCCAGAGCTG CACCCCAGAGCCCTGGCCCCCTCGCCACCTGCTGAATTCATCTATTACTGTGTAGACGAGGACGAGCTA cagCCTTACACGAACCGTCGGCAGAACCGCAAGTGTGGGGCCTGTGCGGCCTGCCTGCGGCGGATGGACTGTGGCCACTGCGACTTCTGCTGTGATAAGCCCAAATTCGGGGGCAGCAACCAGAAGCGCCAGAAGTGTCGTTGGCGCCAGTGCCTGCAGTTTGCCATG AAGCGGCTGCTGCCAAGTGTCTGGGCAGGTTCCGAGGATGGTGCCGGGCCACCTGCACCTTACCCGCGTCGAAAGAGGCCTGGCTCTGCTCGAAGGCCCCGTCTGGGTCAGACCCCGAAGCCTCCCTTGGCCACGCCCATGGCCCAGCCAGACCGTGCCCAGACTCCAGTGAAGCAGGAAGCAGGCAGTGGATTTGTGCTGCCCCCGCCTGGCACCGACCTCGTGTTCTTACGGGAGGGTGCAAGCAGTCCCGTGCAGGTGCCTGGCCCAGCTCCAGCCTCCACAGCGGCTCTGTTACAG GAGGCCCAGTGCCCTGGCCTGAGTTGGGTCGTGGCCTTACCCCAGGTGAAGCAAGAGAAGGCGGATGCCCAGGAAGACTGGACACCGGGCACAGCCATCCTGACTTCTCCTGTATTGCTGCCTGGCTGCCCCAGCAAG GCAGTAGACCCAGGCCTGACACCTGTGAAGCAAGAGCCACCTGACCCTGAGGAGGACAAGGAGGATGAGAACAAGGATGACCCCACCGCTGACTTGGCCCcagaggaggaggcaggaggggctggCACGCCCGTG ATCACGGAGATTTTCAGCCTGGGTGGAACCCGCCTCCGGGACACAGCAGTCTGGTTGCCAAG TCTGCAGGGCAGGCAATCGGGAAGGGAAGATGGATGTAAAGAGTGGGAGACCGAGGAGACACTGGCGCCCACGAGCACGAGCTGCAAACCACGCGGATGGCCCGGAACCCATGTCAGCCTCTCACCACCTCCAACTTCGATGATGTGGGTTTCCTGCAGAAGAAGCTGGTGCCCTTCATCACAGAGTTAA
- the MBD1 gene encoding methyl-CpG-binding domain protein 1 isoform X20 → MAEDWLDCPALGPGWKRREVFRKSGATCGRSDTYYQSPTGDRIRSKVELTRYLGPACDLTLFDFKQGILCYPAPKAHSLAIPSRKRKKPSKPAKAQKRQVGPSKSEVRKEAPRDETKADAGTVPTSLPAPGCCENCGISFSGDGTRRQRLKTLCKDCRAQRIAFNREQRMFKRVGCGECAACQVTEDCGACSTCLLQLPHDVASGLFCKCERRRCLRIVERSRGCGVCRGCQTREDCGRCRVCLRPPRPGLRRQWRCVQRRCLRGKHGRRRGGCDSKVAPRRRPPRTQPLPALPPSQPPESPELQPYTNRRQNRKCGACAACLRRMDCGHCDFCCDKPKFGGSNQKRQKCRWRQCLQFAMKRLLPSVWAGSEDGAGPPAPYPRRKRPGSARRPRLGQTPKPPLATPMAQPDRAQTPVKQEAGSGFVLPPPGTDLVFLREGASSPVQVPGPAPASTAALLQAVDPGLTPVKQEPPDPEEDKEDENKDDPTADLAPEEEAGGAGTPVITEIFSLGGTRLRDTAVWLPSLQGRQSGREDGCKEWETEETLAPTSTSCKPRGWPGTHVSLSPPPTSMMWVSCRRSWCPSSQS, encoded by the exons ATGGCTGAGGACTGGCTGGACTGCCCggccctgggccctggctggAAGCGCCGTGAGGTCTTTCGCAAGTCAGGTGCCACCTGTGGACGCTCAGACACCTATTACCAGAG ccccacaggaGACAGGATCCGAAGCAAAGTTGAGCTGACCCGATACCTGGGCCCTGCGTGCGATCTCACCCTCTTCGACTTCAAACAAGGCATCCTGTGCTATCCAGCCCCCAAG GCCCATTCCTTGGCCATCCccagcaggaagaggaagaagcctTCGAAGCCAGCCAAGGCTCAGAAACGTCAGGTTGGACCTTCGAAGAGTGAAGTGAGGAAGGAGGCCCCAAGGGATGAGACCAAGGCTGATGCTGGCACAGTCCCAACCTCACTTCCTGCGCCTGG GTGCTGTGAGAACTGTGGAATCAGCTTTTCAGGGGATGGAACCCGACGGCAGCGGCTCAAGACTCTGTGCAAGGACTGCCGAG CACAGAGAATTGCTTTCAACCGAGAGCAGAGGATGTTTAAG CGTGTGGGCTGCGGGGAGTGTGCGGCCTGCCAGGTAACAGAAGACTGTGGGGCCTGCTCCACCTGCCTTCTGCAGTTGCCCCATGATGTGGCCTCGGGGCTGTTCTGCAAGTGTGAGCGAAGACGGTGCCTCCGGATTGTGGAAAGG AGCCGAGGGTGTGGAGTGTGCCGGGGCTGTCAGACCCGAGAGGACTGTGGCCGTTGTCGAGTCTGCCTTCGCCCTCCCCGCCCTGGTCTCAGGCGCCAGTGGAGGTGCGTCCAGCGGCGTTGCCTGCGG GGTAAACACGGCCGCCGCAGGGGAGGCTGCGACTCCAAGGTGGCTCCCCGGCGGCGCCCCCCCCGAACCCAGCCACTGCCTGCACTTCCGCCCTCGCAGCCTCCAGAGTCTCCAGAGCTG cagCCTTACACGAACCGTCGGCAGAACCGCAAGTGTGGGGCCTGTGCGGCCTGCCTGCGGCGGATGGACTGTGGCCACTGCGACTTCTGCTGTGATAAGCCCAAATTCGGGGGCAGCAACCAGAAGCGCCAGAAGTGTCGTTGGCGCCAGTGCCTGCAGTTTGCCATG AAGCGGCTGCTGCCAAGTGTCTGGGCAGGTTCCGAGGATGGTGCCGGGCCACCTGCACCTTACCCGCGTCGAAAGAGGCCTGGCTCTGCTCGAAGGCCCCGTCTGGGTCAGACCCCGAAGCCTCCCTTGGCCACGCCCATGGCCCAGCCAGACCGTGCCCAGACTCCAGTGAAGCAGGAAGCAGGCAGTGGATTTGTGCTGCCCCCGCCTGGCACCGACCTCGTGTTCTTACGGGAGGGTGCAAGCAGTCCCGTGCAGGTGCCTGGCCCAGCTCCAGCCTCCACAGCGGCTCTGTTACAG GCAGTAGACCCAGGCCTGACACCTGTGAAGCAAGAGCCACCTGACCCTGAGGAGGACAAGGAGGATGAGAACAAGGATGACCCCACCGCTGACTTGGCCCcagaggaggaggcaggaggggctggCACGCCCGTG ATCACGGAGATTTTCAGCCTGGGTGGAACCCGCCTCCGGGACACAGCAGTCTGGTTGCCAAG TCTGCAGGGCAGGCAATCGGGAAGGGAAGATGGATGTAAAGAGTGGGAGACCGAGGAGACACTGGCGCCCACGAGCACGAGCTGCAAACCACGCGGATGGCCCGGAACCCATGTCAGCCTCTCACCACCTCCAACTTCGATGATGTGGGTTTCCTGCAGAAGAAGCTGGTGCCCTTCATCACAGAGTTAA